In the Apis cerana isolate GH-2021 linkage group LG7, AcerK_1.0, whole genome shotgun sequence genome, atcattattaaatttgaaataaatattttattttattttattatttctataattagttatttattttaatttaattatttaatttaatttaagaaagataatatatagattctgaaataaaattattcattttaattattaattgcaaaataaaatcgttttaataaattttttatgtataattaaagaataaaaatatataaattgtacttctaatataattatgtttttgatataaataaaataataataaaagttcaaAGTAAATGTAAAGCATTTtagtacaaaaaaataaattttattgttgaatAAACTCAGATTGTTTTTGTCGttctttatgttttttttatataaaatatttaattattatttatattaattattattcataattatttaattctataagtGACGTcattttcttcgttatttttgCTTCAATTTGACTCGTGAATTTTTACAGATCATGtctatgaatatatgtaaaaaagataatattatataaattttaataattcataacaaattataatcataatattataataattcattaaatagattttctggtaatactaataatttaaaaattgttttttactaAGTTTATTTACAACGTACTATGAATAAGGTATTATATaaggttaataataaatatgtttttatattttatttacatatataaattttttgtctaataactttttaattttttataatgataattttaatcttttagttaataaaaattgtttacattttttaatatttttaaaattaattttatcgtagatattatatatttcaataattactatttattgattacttactatttttttacgtagaattttatgtagaataatattactatatagaaatattaaaaaatttttataaaatatatatataaatatatatttttataaaaaatataaaatagatattttctaaaatattttttcagaataagaaaagagaaattccactaataataagaaatacattAGATCTTGACATTAAATTAACCAAAGTTTTTGCAGAATGTATAGAAGATTTAAAACctatgagaaaattaaaagcatATTACAAGATATTAGAGGtatgttcatattttatagttagatataattaatatataaaaaatatgaaatcaaaagttatcttaaataaataatgtaatatagattaattaatttatatattacttatattattcatataggTATCATGTCATGGAATAATTTGGTTAGCATTATCACTTGCATTTATTTGGATTCTTAATTCTAAAAGTTTGTATCaagtacaaattaatttaataacaggtGTGTACTAATtccattaatgattttttatatatgtcaaaagctaatatttcataatatttaacattttatgtttttagcTCTATTATtagacattattattattgctatatTGAAAGCATTGACAGGAAGAAAAAGACCAGCACATAACAATGATCCTTTTTCGATAGGACCTGATAAATATGCTTTTCCCTCAGGTCATGCTTCACGTTCAAtgcttattctttatttttttgcatatatatggCCTGTATCTGCTATTTTTCTTACAATATTGTTAATGTGGGTATTTGCTGTAGTTATGTCTAGGATTTTAATGAGGAGACATCATATTCTTGATGTTTGTGCAGGATTACTTGTAGGTTATGCTGAAGGAATGCTTATGAATATCTTGTATTTAAATGATGAAACATGTTTAAATTTAGTATCTTGGCTAATTAATGAGAAAATGGCTGGTGCAGAATacgatgtttaaaattaatttacttcttaaatatatataataagttgatattaaaaaaaatataaaacatcctcatattatttgataaaataatgtaaacaaaatttaatttctaatcaatagcagaaaaaaaagtttagaaaaaataatgataagaaataatatctaatgttGAGATGATTTTAActgtaaattcatattaaataatataaatataatagttatctgatattttatatttgtataacaatttcatttgtttcattttatcattacaaagttacagatttttataaatatctaataattgaaAGTTCAGTttcttactttaaaatatgatcattgaatgaatacaatatataaaataaaaaatattcatgtaataattaatttcattaaaaatattatagaaatttagttatcagaacatattttaaaaaataaataatatatatattcttataaatctataaaataattaaaaaaaagaaatacgataCATCgcttattaagatattaaaaaatatagattttgtaattaattttttattttttcttaagattcttattatattgataagattttcttatttaaagaattttatgcaTTCTAAAACTTTGTCTTTTACAATATGTGaaacattgaataaattttttgcttttttcaaattacattatgttatattattttatgttgtatttaacaaaatataattatagagctatttatatatgtattatttacgcatatattttgttattttttaaatatttgctaatatatatataacagatagcaatttttcgaaattaaataaaaatttagaaaaatatgtagGCTGTTAACATATTTGTggaatatcttttatctttatttttttaaaaatcaaaacaaaagatgtaaaaatatcgtttgaaacttatttaaattatttcaacaatttaaattcgtaTTAGATGAAACGATAGGGGTATTttgtattg is a window encoding:
- the LOC108002526 gene encoding polyisoprenoid diphosphate/phosphate phosphohydrolase PLPP6 isoform X1 translates to MNKVLYKNKKREIPLIIRNTLDLDIKLTKVFAECIEDLKPMRKLKAYYKILEVSCHGIIWLALSLAFIWILNSKSLYQVQINLITALLLDIIIIAILKALTGRKRPAHNNDPFSIGPDKYAFPSGHASRSMLILYFFAYIWPVSAIFLTILLMWVFAVVMSRILMRRHHILDVCAGLLVGYAEGMLMNILYLNDETCLNLVSWLINEKMAGAEYDV
- the LOC108002526 gene encoding polyisoprenoid diphosphate/phosphate phosphohydrolase PLPP6 isoform X2; translated protein: MNKNKKREIPLIIRNTLDLDIKLTKVFAECIEDLKPMRKLKAYYKILEVSCHGIIWLALSLAFIWILNSKSLYQVQINLITALLLDIIIIAILKALTGRKRPAHNNDPFSIGPDKYAFPSGHASRSMLILYFFAYIWPVSAIFLTILLMWVFAVVMSRILMRRHHILDVCAGLLVGYAEGMLMNILYLNDETCLNLVSWLINEKMAGAEYDV